TAGGACAAATGTATGCTGAATAAAGCTAAAGTCTGTAtttgttttcactgttttttttcagagatgctgTCAGTTCAGCCTCTTCTTGAATCCTGTGATTTAATAGTAGCAATTGCACTCAAAGCTCAAGCAGTCTCTAGCTTATATGTTTTAAGAAGATGAGAGCTAAATTAACAGTGGATTTCACATAACTTTCAGTGTAAAAGGTTAGTGTTCTGTTAAGTGCTTTATTAGTTGGAGTTGACACCAACTTAACACCAGCTTAACACCAGCGACAAAGCTCCTTCTGGTTCCTGGAGATTGCCAGTTCCACTTAATTTTGTTCTGTTGAGGGCCTTTTGTGTCTCCTTCTTACTGTAGTACTTTTCAGGGAGGTACTCGACTGCCATTTGTTGTTTAtaactctttcttcctttccaagcCAAAAGGAAATTTGTGCTGtttattgtttatttaaaatgtgttcctTTCAGTCTGCTGTGCTATGTACATTTGTTACTAAAGCCAAGAACTCTTCTTACGTGGTAACAGGCTGTGGTTAAAGAGCAAATATGTTGAATTACAGTCCTTTAGGGGATCTTCAGGGTGTAATTGTCCAGTTCATTGAGTGCCTTGAAGataaggaaagaaacaagagcACTTTGATAATTTCTTGAATTCAGGAGGGCTGTCTTGCTGCATTCTGGTATTAACAGAGCTATAAAGGCAGATGACTTCATATCCCCATATTTTGTGCTGCTGTAATTCAGCCAGGAGGTGACAAAGGCATGTTTTATTAAGGCCATGAAATTACTTGCCAGGATGGGCCAAAGTCTCCTTGCCAGCTAGAGATGGCAAAAAGCGTTATCCACAGGCTCTGTTATGCAAGAGCTTTGCTGATACAGAACTttctcatacacacacacagacacacacacacaaatgcccTTTATTTGCCATTGGGATCTTATTTGCAACATTTGCTAGCACATGACATAACAGTTTTATCTTAATGAATACAGCCCTGTGAATAAAATCCTTGAGAAGCAAAGTCAGTTTTCAGATGAAGGTGCACATGCAGGAGCAGCAAAGGATAGGTTGCTGTGCAAGAGGAGGTAAGCCAGGAACAGAGGCTGGGTGACAAGGAGTGCAGGGACAGGGACTTCAGTAAAAAAGGTCACTGTCCCACAGCACTCAGACAAGATTAGTGAGGCAGGTCTGGTGACAATAATCAGACAAAGCTCCAGTGAGCACCAGATCAATCTGTGAGGAGGAGGCTCAGCTGAGGTGGGGCTGGCTATCTGTTCTGTATTCGTGGTGTATCATGCTTATGATTTTATAGTCGTAATGGAGTATTAATAGAGTTACTCTTATAGTTAAAATGCATGTGTTCTTGAGGATCAGGAACTCAAGTCCCTTTTCTCTTGTGTGCACCCTGTTGATGgtctccccctccactctggtGAGACCCACTTGGAGTACTGCATTTAGCTCTGGAGTtgtcagcacaggaaagacatggactTGTTGGAGTAaggagggccacaaaaatgatcagagggctggagcacttctcatatgaagacaggctgagagagttgaggtTGTTCTGCCTGgtgaagagaaggctctggggagaccttattgcagccttccagtacctaaagaggGGTCTATGAGAAAGATGGGAGAGACTTTTTAATATACAGGACAGGACAAGAGGGGTTAGGTTTAGTTTAggtataaggaagaaattttttgcAATGAGGATGGAgaaacactggaacagtttGCCCGGagaaggtcaggttggatggggctctgagcaacctcaTCTCATAGAAGATGTGCTTGCTCAatgcaaggaggttggactagatgacctttaaaagtctcttccaacccaaactattcagtgattctatgattccagaTTTCTTTAAATGTATCCAAGTGTCTGAGATGTGTTTGTCTCAAGAAAAAAGGTGGTAGCTTCATCCTACAAACTATCAAGTGCAAAGTAGACTAATTATTCCTTCCACTTCTAAatgcagatttttgttttctttttaaatcacaATGCCATAACAGATCAAAACTAAAGTCTTAAATTAAACTACCATCATTCAAAGTGGCTATTTTTCTACCCCTCCAGCACTTACTTGTATTTTACTTTAGCAGTGGATGAAAGCAGATCCCAGGAAAAATACTATGAAAAAATGTCAAAGCCTAGCTTTGTTAAATAAGAATGGTTCTAGTATCATCAGATTTGCCTCTAGCATGGACTTTTAATAATCTTGCTCCTGTGAGTAGGAGACATTTCCTTTGATGATACTGAGATCTTGTTTTCCACTCTGTGCGCCGTGTTATAAATGTGATCCAAAACAAGATGACTCTGCAAGTGGCAATTCCAGTCGGATCACATCTTCCTCATGATTGGAAGCATATGATGACTGATTGAGCAAAGGTGTATTTCAGCTGCTCTTTCCTTATGCCCTATTCCTCTTGGTGATGTGAGGACCTTTTTAAGtacacttaaatattttaatagttgCTTTTTTGGTTACATTTTGCCCTATCCTCGTGATGAGTTTTAAGACTACAGAAAAGATTCTCTTACCagctttttaagctttttttttttgtttttttcctttgatcttGTTTAAACAGCCAAGTTGATGTTATTCCAAAGAGAAGTGCCTGActgctctttttaaaaagcatgctTTGGATAGTTCTGGTTAGTTCTTTCATCAACAAATGATGTTTTTAAAcatcattttttaaacaaacatttttaaacaatatgATATGTTTTAAATGACATGACATCATTTGATACGTGACAATGATGTTTTTAAATGCCTCTGCCTGTAAAGCAAAGCTGCCTTCCAATGATGAGTTTGCTTACAGGGGACCCTTGACGTGTAGCACAGCGAGACTACAGTCTTTAATAAATAACTCCGACCCTCAAACACTTTATAAAGGTGTGGTAAAGCTTAGTAATTCAGAGCATTCTGTAACAAATAAAAGCATATAAAGTGCTTTTGAATGTTACAGGCCAGTGAGGGGTAGGGCCCTCTGCGGGGACGGCGCGCTCGCTGTCAGCCACGCTGTCTCCATGACCGTGCCTGTCAAGTCCGAAACCGTCCCTGGCCCATGGCCGAACAACCGCCTACACGCACAACCCCGCTCGAGCGCAGCGCCCACGTCGCCGCCTGGCCCCGGCGGCCACCCGCGGCCCCGGCCGGTGCCCACCCTCGAGGGGCGGGCCGAGGCCCGGCTCACGTGATCTgcggccccgccccccgcccgctcCGCCATGTTGTTTCTGCCTTCCCGAGGGGCCGGCGGCGGCTTCGGGCAGCGGTGCAGCCGGGGCTCGGCACCGGGAGCGGCACCGGCGGCAGCCCCCTTTCTGCGGGCAGGTATTAGCGCCAGCGCCCTCTTTGCCGCGTCCTTTCCCTTCTCAGCAGGCGCGGGCGAGCGGTGGCCGCTGGCTGCGGAGCTGGTTTCCCGGGGCGGGCGGCCCGCACTCCCTCCTCGCCCGCCGGTGGGGGCGGCGAGCTGCCCTCCCCGGCGCCGCGCTCCGGCTCTGGCAGCCCCGGGGTGGGGGGAGCGCGCTGGAGCTGACCGCTGGCTTTCgttgttttccttcctcctgaCTGTCCGCTTACTGCCGCGTTCCCCGCCCCCCGAGCTCTGCCGGCTCCCGGGCTCGGTAACTCGCGGCTGCCAGCCGCCAGGGAGCAAAGGGGTGCCCCGGCCGTCCACCGTTTTCCCCCAGCGCGTTCCCGGGGCCGCGGTGGTAGCGGGCGCTGGGCGCGTCGCGCTTCGGAGCCGGCGCGGGCGCCGGGAGCGTGTGGCGTGATCGGGGATCCCGTGACTCCGGGCCGGCGGTTCCTGCCAGGCGATCCGCAGCCTGGTCGGGCTCCGACTCCACAGTGCCTCTTCATCTGATAAACGTCTCTCATCTTTTCGGGTGAAACTCGGTTTCGTACCTGGCTCCTTAACACctttcaaacaaaaaaggaaaagatctCTTTATCACCTTTTCTTGTTACTGTCTGATGAAGAACCTACGTGTTCCCAAGGGAACGCTGAGCAATGTAGAGTTTAATTCGGTTTTGAACCGGTGACTTAtttgtgctttcttctgtaGCGGCCAGTTGCTTTTCTGGTCGTGGCAGATGGCCGTGTGAACGTAGATGATGCAGCGATGGCTGGAGAGCGAAATGCTCACATCTGAGTGGTCACCGAGCAGTTTTCAGTGTCAGCAGTCCATGCCAAGTGTAACTTGCCGCATAATAATCGAACGAGGAACAGAATGGCGCAAtaaaagtagtttttaaaaCGTACATAACAAGGTTGCATATAACCAGATGCATGGAGAGCACTTATTAATCTGAGTGGGATAGGCAAGAAGGGAGCTCTGGCTAAAATTTGGTTTGAAATTTAAAACGCATGTCAGCAGATACCTGTCATGCAGTCAGCTGCTCTACatgttattttccttctttttgtccACAGTAATTTACAACTTCACTAAATAAACATGTGggttttatttgtctttgcttttaaaatgtcatgcAACACTGAAGTTGTTGGTTCTTGAGTTTTTTAGAACAAGGGTGGTTTGTGTGTGgctgggtttttgaggggattTTTCAAAACGACTTTTTAATAGCTTATAAGGTAAGAAGCTGTAATGACAGTCTAGAGGGAGAGCTGTTTCTCAGACATACCCAAAATAAACacgaaacttttttttcccctaccaCTTTTATTTCTagagaaaccaaaccaaaggaTGGTACAGCTACTTCTGTGTTTCGGTATCAATGTGGAACTTGTAATTAACTGttacttttctctgtctttgttcAGGTTGTTCAGAGCTCTGTTTATTGCCTCAATTTTGGTAAAGTCTTTTTCAATAAGCTAAAAATAGAGAGTGTGtagttaaaacaaacaaacaaaaaaagactctGCTCTAGCAGTCCTTGTTTTGAGTGTTCAAGGAAACCATCAGTTTAAGTTGAAAATAtgtggaaaaaacaaatcaggtAGTCAAATGAGGTATTTAGATTTCAAGCTATATTTTGTGTTAATTTAGTAATAAATCATAAGAAACATAGTTCATCTCCTTAGGACTGGAATTCTACATAAATGCTTCACAGTGAATAAGAATTTTCCATCCATATAGTCTTATAAAAATtctttaaggtttttttaaataatgtgcTATCTCcttggtgttttggttttgttttctttctccacagA
Above is a window of Colius striatus isolate bColStr4 chromosome 1, bColStr4.1.hap1, whole genome shotgun sequence DNA encoding:
- the TRAPPC2 gene encoding trafficking protein particle complex subunit 2 isoform X1, with product MRDVYQMKRHCGVGARPGCGSPGRNRRPGVTGSPITPHAPGARAGSEARRAQRPLPPRPRERAGGKRWTAGAPLCSLAAGSRELPSPGAGRARGAGNAAVSGQSGGRKTTKASGQLQRAPPTPGLPEPERGAGEGSSPPPPAGEEGVRAARPGKPAPQPAATARPRLLRRERTRQRGRWR